One region of Armigeres subalbatus isolate Guangzhou_Male chromosome 3, GZ_Asu_2, whole genome shotgun sequence genomic DNA includes:
- the LOC134221686 gene encoding uncharacterized protein LOC134221686, with protein MAITRFICRRGPPLEVFSDNGTNFKGASRELVNEVRNINENCAGELTSARLKWNFNPPASPHMGGVWERLVRSTKDVLKTIDDGKRLTDEILTTAIAEAGDIINSRPLTYVTNESDHSEAISPNHFLRGVTPNEPRFNTFPTNTAAALRDSYQRSQQIADEMWKRWIKEYVPSINQRTKWFGEATNLKRGDLVYIVEGDKRKSWVRGIVEEPIVSGDGRVRQAWVRTNSGILKRATAKLAVFEINENDAGPEASDQVHGAGHVAVNL; from the coding sequence ATGGCAATAACTCGCTTCATCTGTCGTCGTGGCCCGCCGTTAGAAGTATTCTCAGATAATGGTACAAATTTTAAGGGGGCGAGTAGGGAGCTAGTCAACGAAGTACGCAACATCAACGAGAATTGCGCAGGAGAATTAACATCAGCCCGGTTGAAATGGAATTTCAACCCTCCCGCATCTCCCCATATGGGGGGAGTCTGGGAGAGACTAGTTCGTTCAACGAAAGATGTTCTGAAGACCATAGATGATGGGAAGAGACTGACAGATGAAATTCTGACGACTGCAATTGCTGAAGCTGGGGATATCATCAACAGCCGACCGCTGACCTACGTCACAAATGAATCAGATCATTCTGAGGCTATCAGCCCAAATCATTTTCTTCGTGGAGTTACACCGAATGAACCAAGGTTCAACACCTTTCCTACCAACACAGCGGCAGCTTTGCGGGATTCCTATCAGCGATCGCAGCAGATAGCAGATGAGATGTGGAAAAGATGGATCAAAGAGTATGTTCCATCAATCAATCAGCGTACTAAGTGGTTTGGTGAAGCGACAAATTTGAAAAGAGGCGATTTGGTGTATATTGTAGAAGGAGACAAGCGGAAGAGTTGGGTACGCGGAATAGTAGAGGAACCAATAGTTTCTGGAGATGGCAGAGTACGTCAAGCCTGGGTACGTACCAACAGTGGTATTCTGAAGCGGGCGACAGCGAAACTTGCGGTGTTCGAAATCAATGAAAATGACGCTGGACCGGAAGCATCGGACCAGGTTCACGGGGCGGGGCATGTTGCGGTAAACCTGTAG